The DNA region AGGTAACTTAAAACAGATGATAATGTGGAGAATTAGTGACTTTATCTTTTGTATTGGAATTCCACTTCTCTTTTATTTCTGATTGGCAAGTAGGACAAGATCTATTGTTACAAGAATTCTCTCATGAATATAGAGAAGTGTCCGTTTGGACAAGAATAGACTCTTCCTTTCATTGCATTAGTTCTGCAAAGAGTAACAGCCGAAACAACCTTCTTAACATGATGAGGCAGGTTGGAAGCTTGAATCCTATCTATATGCTTATATAATACTTGTTCGGAATTCATTCATAAAATTAAGTTCTAGGTATGACTTCAAGACATGGGTAACGTTCATGCGTCAGGAGAAGGGTAGTACTTTTTAGTAACCTTCCTTGGTTTATGAACTTTATATGAATTGGAATCAGGATTAATCAAGAATAAATTTGATCGAGATTACCTAACTTATTATTTCGCGTACCAAATAGAAACGGAATCGAATCTTTTTTAATACCGACATTAAACCCGTTAAAGGATTTCCGATCATGATGAGATTTCCATTGTAATTGATGTAACCGCGATCGTTAACATGTCTTTGCTTGAATCCAAACGGATAGGCGATTAGAAGTTCAGCGTTCGGATCAAAAAGTTTTTCCGATTTAACATAGATTTGTTCTGGAGTTTTCATGTTAAGAGCTTCGTGTGGTCTTTCTCTATTGAATTCAATTCTCCATTTATCGAAGAGTTTTTGGAAGAGAGTGATGTTACCAACGATTTCATGTTGTAGTTCTCGAGTCTACGCGTCTCTATGCATTCTTTCATGAGCGCCATTTTGGTAAGGTTTACCTGGTTGAATGCGATCGAGCTTGATACCTAGAGAGAGCCAACCAAACAGAGAGTTTAGTGAGTCCCCAAAGAGACTGCATAGAAGCGAAAGGCGGTCCGTTGTCGGAGCGAATGATTTCTGGTAATCCATAGATCTTAAATAACCTAATAAATTCAGCTTTAACGGAAGGAATATCGCCTTTGGAAAGGGTCTTAATGGAGAGAATGTATTTAGAGAAATCATCTCTGACCGTGAGAGGATTTACTTTCTCCCTGTCTGGAGTATACCACCATCCTTTGAAGTCAACGGTCCAAATATGATTCGGATGGGTCGCTTTCTCCGGCATAGAGATTCGTTGTCCTGAATTAATTGGTCTTCTATTCTTTTTTTTCTCAAGTAGGCCTGCCTTCTTAAGAATGCGTTCAACGGTAGATCTGTTAGGAGGTCTTCTATCTGGGAATTTAGCTTTATAGAGTTCGAGTATTTTCTTAGCACCCCAGAACTTCTTGTTATTTTTGATCTTAATGATTTCTAGAATTGTTTCTTCTGCAATCTTAGCGGGAGAGTTCTTAGGAGTTCTCTTCTTATCCAGAAGACCATCTCTCCCTTCCTTCAAGAACCTTTCTTTCCACTTGTATCCACACTTAGTAGAGATGCCATACTGAGCACAAAGCTGAGTAAAATTGACGTCATTCTGGAAGCTATCCAGAACAAATTGAAATCTTAAATCCACGGTATTATTCTCCTTCCAAGGCATCCCAAAGCCCTCCTGTAAAGGTGATCTAAAGGGATTAGAAACCTGAAAGTGTTACCTATGTCTTGCTACAAAAGTGTTACCCATGTCCTGAGGCATACACTATGGCATTGCAGATAACGAACTAGACTTAACGACGTTTCCCGACCCTGAGTCCCGGAACGGGACGTTAGGGACTGGCACGTAGCTTGCGGATGCAGGCGAGTGACAGAAGGGGAATGTGTCGCAGACCGAGCGAGGGCTTGTCCCGAAGCGAAGCGTTAAGTCGCTGTTATATGCAGTAAGCGCTTATATAGCTTATTTATCTATTAATTGTATATTTAGTGAAATTTTATTAAAAAAATTACTATAATACTCTGATAGGAATTTAGGATGATTGTTACCATTAGGAAAAATACTAAATAAAAACTCTTTGAAATCTATTAAAGGAAATTCCAAAGATTTATAGGTTAATAAATCAAAGAAACTTTCCGATTCTTTTTGTTCAGAAAGTAAGATTTCTAATTCATTTACACTAATAATATGAAAATCAAAATCTATATCAGGTATAATTTCTTTAATTGAATTTTTTCCGATGTAATTTGAATAATAAAACCGATCATTGGTTACAATTACATATTGGAATTGGTTAATATGCTCAAATTTGCTTAGTTCTTTATATTTTTTGGATAGTATATCTGTTTTTGTCTTTTTAAGTTGTCTTACGCCTTTGGCTAATGTTTTTTCCAAGTCTTTTTTTATGTCTGAAATCTTACAATTGATTTTTGATTCTAGAAATATTGATGATTGTTTTACTTCGATAAGAATCATTTTGTTTTCTTTCGTTATTAGCCAATCTACTGTATCATTTTTTTCTTTTTTTGCTTTTAGGTAATTAATTTCTGAATGTACGGTCCAATTATGGAAATGAAATTTTAGAATTTCACCTATATATTCTTGAAATACATAGCCAAAATTTACTTTAAATTGATTCTTTCCATTTCCTAAATCAAATTTTTCTGCGAGTTGAAAATATAAATTATTAGTAATTTTATCATATAATAGGTGATGGTTTACTATTATGTATACTTCGGAATTTACTCCAGGTGGTTTTGTTTGGGTATTAATAATTGGATAGAAGACAAATGGGCTCATGAGCCCATCATATTTATCAAAATATGAATAAGTTTCGCTTGCCCATTTTAAATATTTTTGATGGTCTGAAATATTAATTTGCAAACTAGTTGCTTTGTTTAATCCATCAATAGTTTTTTTATCATATTCAAATAGATACCCATCTTTGTTTCCTACAGAAGCATAAGTGAAAAACAATGCAATTTCATATCTTAATCCGAGAATGCTTTCTATTTCTTTAAGAATATCAATTTTGTTTTCACATTCGACTCTTTCCCAAAGATTTGTGTATATGTAATGGCTTCTTGCAAATTGGCTCAGTAAATTTTCTTGGAAAATGAATTGTTTGTAACTGTAATTAATTAGTATCTCCTCATGATTTTGTGTTTTTTCCACTATCTTGGAATTAGAAAATTTATGGCACATTCTAAAGAATAATTTTAAATCATTCTCTGGGATTATTTTGTTTTCGCTAAGGTTTGCATATTTTATTGTATATTCCGCTGCCGTTAATAAAATATCATTCGTTAGCGGAATACTAGAAAAATTTAATATATTGTTATTGTTGAATATTTGTGCTGAAAAATTTGCGATTGTCCTTAATATTTCTAGGCGACTATATTTTTTTAATAAGCTACGTAAATCATCATGTGTACAATTAATATTTGGATCATAGGTATAAAACTCTTTTCCTAATATTCTTTTTTCAAATTTCATAAATTATTTTTGCGCTTATTGCATATAACGAACTAGACTTACCGAAGTTCCCTGACCCTGAGTCCCGAAGGGACGTTAGGGACTGGCACGTAGTTTGCGAATGCAAACGAGTGACAGAAAGGGAATTTGGCGAAGCCCGAGCGAGGGCTTGTCCCGAAGCGTAGCGGTAAGTCGCTGTTATACGACGTTTTAAATGTTACCAGAAATTTTAAGTTTTATTAATTTTGTAAATTTAATATTGATATAACAACATGAATAACATTTCAGCTTACTATTTTATTCTCATTCTCATAAAATAGTAAGTATAGAATGGAATAACAATAGGGCTAATAATTATATCTGCAATTAGACTAATTGGCAGAAGAGGGAGATACTCATAATTTGGTTTTTGTTCCTTATCCTTTGTGATGTCCAATTTTATATCGTATAAATTTGGAGTGTTTGCAAGTGCATAGAATTGCCTTTTGTTGGATTGAGTGATAGATAATATTCCAGTATCTTTGATCTGTATGAATTTGATAGGTATAATTTTGTTTTTATAAGTTTTAATTAATTTATTTGCTAAATTTTCAATTACTATTCTCCGGATCACTGACTTTTCTTCATGTGCATTGAAAACAAACATTTTATCCTTTTTTTCTACAAATAAATATTTATAGTCATTTGAAATGTAAGCGTTTTTAAAAGTGGAGTCTACTTTTGGATCATTTGAATAGCCATAAAATCCTTCCGAGGCACTCCAAACGACATAAGGATTTGTTAATAAAAATTTCTCTGGAGGAAATGAAGAAAAATCTAATATTATTTTGTCTTTTCTAAGTATAGCAGAATTTGAGATATTTAGGAATGTTAATGATCCTGGTTCAGAATTTTCATTGTTAAATGATTCGCATTTTTGGTTTAGCGATTTTTTGCTAAACCAAAGGAAATAGGACCCATTACTTATTTTTAAACAACCTGAATTTTCATTGGTTTTGACTTTTATTGTATCATTAGTATCAATAAGAATACTTTCAATTTCAGTAATCGGAACTTTGCCACTTTTGGGATATGGGTAAGCATTTTCATAAGTTTTCATAGTCCAAAAACAATTTTGGTGAAATATAATGATAAAAAAAATCCAGATTATGTTATTGGTAATTTGGGTCTTCATTTTTTCGATTAGCTAGCTTATAATTTTCTTTCAACTGATTTCTTTGATCTTATTAAATTCTACATAAATATAATAAGGTATTAAATCTCCTATATGATATTTTTTATTTCGGAGGAAGAAAAACGACTTATTTCCTTCTTCAAATTGGGTTGCTTAAAATGTCGTATAACGAACTAGACTAACCGACGTAGGCTGGCCCTGAGTCCCGAACGGGACGTTAGGGACTGGAACGACACTTGCGACTGCAAGGGGAGTGCCAGAAGCCTATGTGGCGCAGCCCAAGCGAGGGCGAAGTCCCGAAGCGAAGCGGTTAGTTGCTGTTAGCCGAAGTTGCAAATATATAGTTTAAATAAAAGCAGAAGGAGAGATTTTGAATTTATCTGCAAGGGCTTTGATTTGCCTTACGTTTAGTTCTCGTTTTCCATTCAATATTTCTGAAACAACACCTTGGCTACCCAGAATAGCTAGATCTTTTTGTGTTAAGTTCTTTTCTTGCATTAGATATTTTAAAATTTCGATTGGTTCAGCATTGGGCTGTATGTAATGATCGTTTTCATATTCTTCGATCAAATTTCCAACAGTTTCTAGAAGCGGAGCTAATTGATGTTTTTCATCATTTCCAACTTCATCAATAAGTTCATCTAAAACTTTCACTAATTTTTTATATTGTTTATCAGTATGAGGAACGGAGAGAATATCTTTTAGGTCATGCCAAACATTCTTAATTTTTTCAATTTCTAGAATCATATAATCTCCTTTTTCCATTTCCCCTTATCATAATCTGAATGAGTTAAAATGTATCTAATAAAAACTTTCTGAGTATTAAAGTGAATAGCTGCAATTAACCTGAAGTTGTTTCCACTAATGTTAAAAACGGTAAGATTTCCTACCAGATCGACAGAATTAAATAGTTTTCTTAAATCATTAAAATCGTTAAAGCTAGTATTTTTAAGGATTTTATACCAGCTCTTTAAGGAAGATTCAGAATTAGGATGTTTAATGATAAAATCATCTAATTTCTTCCAGCTGATTACGTGCACCATTGCCATTTGTATCTCAAAATGAGATATGTCAAATATTTTTTTGGTTATCCGTTAATTTAGTTTTTTGCAATTTCGGCTAACGAACTAGACTAACCGACGTAGGCTGGCCCTGAGTCCCCGAAGGGGACGTTAGGGATTGGCACGACGCTTGCGTAAGCAAGAGGAGTGACAAAAGCCTATGTGTCGTAGACCGAACGAGGGCGTAAGTCCCGAAGTGAAGCGGTTAGTTGCTGTTATACGACGTGGCGAGATTAAATGGTCCAATCCTCAATCTTCAAGTTTTTTATTCTTTCGAATTCTTTTGTATTATTTGTAACAAAAATAAGGTTTCTTGATATAGATTGAGCTGCTAATAATGCATCCATAGTCCCAATCATTTTACCTGACTTTCTCAAATAGCTTTTAATTTTCCCGAAAGCAAGAGTGTCTCTTTCTTCGAAGCTTAAAATTTCAAAAATAGTAAGAAATTCAATTAATGAAATTCTATTTTTCTCTTTATGTTCACTGTTCTCTACCCCAAATTCTAGTTCAGCTAAAGTAAGAGAAGATATAAAAACACCTTTATTATGATTTTTTTTTAATACTTCTAAGAGTTTATTGTTTTTCTTTTTTATTAGGTAAATGCATATATTTGTATCAATTAGATACATTAAAATTGTTCTCTTTCTGATTCTGGTAAATCAATCCTTCCTTCAGCTAGAAAGTCATCAGTAAAACCATTTAATCCATCAAGAAAAGCATTCCATGCTTTATTCTTAGGGACAAGTATAACAGCATCTCCAACTTTTTGTATGAAAACTTCCTCACCTTTGAATTGAAATTCTTTCGGGATTCTGACTGCCTGGCTTCTGCCATTTACAAAAATTTTCGCTGTTTGCATAGAAAAGAGTATGTATCTTGGTATATACCAAGTCAACTCTTTTTGTCTTTTTTTGATTCTTCATTTTACAGAATTAATTTTTCGCCATGTCGTATAACGAACAAGTGGAGACGACGTTCCTCGTAGCTGAGCCTCGCAGAGGCGTTAGCGTCGGCGCGTCTTCTTGCAAGGCAAGAAGCGTGACGGAGAGGAATGTGTCGCAGACCGAGCGAGGCCGGCAGTGCCGAAGCGAAGCGTTTCCACGCTGTTATACGCTGGTTGCTACTATAGAATTATAGTTTATCCCAACTTGGGATTTTATCTTTTTTCCCGACTTTTCCCATAACTTTCTTAAATCCGTCTTCAATTGATTCTTTCGTTTTTCCTTGAATTCGTTTTTTAAAAAAGTTAGCAGTATCAATATCGCTGATACCTCTTGTAAAAGCATATAAAGCAAATTGATTAAGAGAAACACCTTGAGTAGCTGCAGTTTTCTCAATTCTTTCTTTTAGATCTTCAGGAATTCGAATAGTTAGAACGTTTTTTTTATTCATAATTTAATCTCCATAATTTAGTAAAATCGGTAGGAGTAATAACTTTAAAAGAATCAAATTTAAGATCTTTATTTTGGTTAAAGTCTTTTATATTTGAAGTAATTAAAAATCGACTGTTACTAGCAAAAGCAAGTTCAACAAAAAGATTATCGTTTTCGTCCGCAAGATTAGGTCTTAGTAAATAGTTAATTGAAAAAGGCGTAGCCACAAAAACAAGGAAGTCCAAAACAAGATTAACTTCCTTCTTTGATAAACCTAAATCAGAGAGTGACTTATCTCTAAGTAAAACATCAGAGTATTCGACAAATACTGGGGTAGATAGGGCTAACTCAATTTTCCTCTTTTCAGCTAAAGTTAATATAAAATGCGAAGCACCTCTACTGTCCCTGAGAGCTTGATATAGAACATTTGTATCAATTGTTACTCGCATACAATGATGATATCAAATATGCTATCATAAATCTACTAAATTTTATTACACTTTTGGTTTAATTTCTTAATATTTTCTTATTTTGAGGAAAAGTTTGAATTTTAGCAACTTGCGTATAACGAACTAGACTTACCGAAGTTCCCCGACCCTGAGTCCCGACGGGACGTTAGGGACTGGCATGTAGCTTGCGCAAGCAAGGCGAATGCCAGAAGGGGAATTTGGCGTAGCCCGAGCGAGGGCTTGTCCCGAAGCGTAGCGGTAAGGCGCTGTTATACGACGTTTGAAAATGTTAGCCAAAGTTTTGATATATAAATAATCATAAGAAATTTAAATTAGTATGGAATTGTTAGTGTAAGTCCTTCAAGAAAGATTTGACCATTGGAACTTTTATCATATTTGGTATTAAGTAAAATAGCTTCAATAGTAACTGGCAATAAGGAATTTAATTCGAGTGAATTCAGGATTTCTGGATATTTATTTTTTTCAAAATAAATATAGTAGTCTTCGCTAAAAGTATCATATTTATTTTCAACAAAGAATAAACAAAAATGAGTATCTTTTGAATTTTTATACTCATAATTGTAATAAGAACAAAGCCTTGCGAAGCCGGAAATTTCAATTTTCTTATCAACATAGTTTTCAGTAGTTAGCTGAAGTTGTTTTTTATTTGGAGAATTTTTCTTAATTTTTTCCCAGTGAAAATAAGCAGGGTTATTTTTACTTAACTCTTGTGCATCAATTTCAGATTTTAAGTTTGTTAGTGTGTAGGTATCAGTCCACCCTTTTGATTTGCGAATTAACGTATTACCATCACGTTTTAAGTATACAGGAATTTTATCTAAATCATAACCAAAAATATCATTTTTTTCAATAACCTCAACGTCTAAACCTATTTTTCCTGATGTATATCGTTTTAACTTATATAATCCTTTATCGATTTTATCTATGAATAGAATTCTTCCTTCTTTGAGATCGTAAGTAGAATCTCCACCATCATCCAGTTTGACTGAATTTAGTTTCCATACTCCAGCTATATCATTTGCAGATAAATTATATGGAGAAATCATAGAAAATATCAGAATTAAACTTAATGAATAAAAATGATTTTTTTTGTTATAGTTATCTGTCTGGAGCTTTTTAAGCATAGAGTTACCCTTTTTCTTAATGTCTATTGATTTTTAAATGATTATAATTTTTCAAATGTCGTATAACGAACTAGACTTACCGAAGTTCCCCGACCCTGAGTCCCGGAACGGGACGTTAGGGACTGGCATGTAGCTTGCGAACGCAAGGCGAATGCCAGAAGGGGAATTTGCCGAAGGCCGAGCGAGGCCTTGTGCCGAAGCGTAGCGGTAAGTCGCTGTTATGCGCTGACGTGTATTTTATTGTTTTGTAGAAATCAAATCTTCCTCATCTAGAAAATTAAAGAATTTGTCTAGAATCGTTTTGGTTCTTTCTACTATTTGATCCTCTCCAAATTCAGAGTAATCTAGAAGGCTTGATATTTCTGCAATTTTGCTTGCTTGTTTATATTTACCGCGTCTTTGTTTTCCACTATAATATTTTTTTTGTCCTCAAAACGGTAATCAGATGCTTGAATATTTATACTTGATTCAAGTAAAATTTTGTTTCCTAAAGAATCTATATTGTTTTCTATTTTTAATCCTCCTTCCATTTCTTGGCGCTTTCTAGGATAGATATGTTCTAAGTGAAAAATTTCACTTAATTCAATTAGCTGTTGTCCTTGGAATGTATACGAATACCAAGTTAGGATGGATCTTGTGGCATTTCTTTGATTTGTAAAAATATAATTTTCAAAGGAAGTTCTCGCTTGACTATAATTAAATTTATACTTTGAAAACGTAGCTTCACTACCATTTATTATATTAACCATTTCATCATAAACTGGAGTTCGGAGAGCGTTTACACCTGGATTTGTAATGGCGTATGCAAAAATAAATGCTGTTATTCGATTTAAAAAATTTGCAAATTTTTCATTATCTAGCAATCCGTCTATGTCTCGATTTTTTAGAAAATAAACTGAAGTAATATGCTGCCACATACCATTTGGAGCATAATTAAGAATAAAAAGTTTTTTAAGAATTTCATTTGAGAATCTATCTTTATCTTGTGCCGATACACTTTTCCAAAATTGAGCCAGAGATTTTAAATCATCAAGTGTTTGGTCTTGTTTTAAATAAGTGTATTTATTTTTTTCATAGAATTTTCGCAGTGCTTCTGTTGTAGAACTTTTTACTCCTTCTTTTGCACGCAAAAAATACATATAT from Leptospira wolbachii serovar Codice str. CDC includes:
- a CDS encoding helix-turn-helix domain-containing protein; protein product: MDLRFQFVLDSFQNDVNFTQLCAQYGISTKCGYKWKERFLKEGRDGLLDKKRTPKNSPAKIAEETILEIIKIKNNKKFWGAKKILELYKAKFPDRRPPNRSTVERILKKAGLLEKKKNRRPINSGQRISMPEKATHPNHIWTVDFKGWWYTPDREKVNPLTVRDDFSKYILSIKTLSKGDIPSVKAEFIRLFKIYGLPEIIRSDNGPPFASMQSLWGLTKLSVWLALSRYQARSHSTR
- a CDS encoding helix-turn-helix domain-containing protein — encoded protein: MILEIEKIKNVWHDLKDILSVPHTDKQYKKLVKVLDELIDEVGNDEKHQLAPLLETVGNLIEEYENDHYIQPNAEPIEILKYLMQEKNLTQKDLAILGSQGVVSEILNGKRELNVRQIKALADKFKISPSAFI
- a CDS encoding type II toxin-antitoxin system HigB family toxin, with translation MAMVHVISWKKLDDFIIKHPNSESSLKSWYKILKNTSFNDFNDLRKLFNSVDLVGNLTVFNISGNNFRLIAAIHFNTQKVFIRYILTHSDYDKGKWKKEII
- the vapC gene encoding type II toxin-antitoxin system tRNA(fMet)-specific endonuclease VapC, translating into MYLIDTNICIYLIKKKNNKLLEVLKKNHNKGVFISSLTLAELEFGVENSEHKEKNRISLIEFLTIFEILSFEERDTLAFGKIKSYLRKSGKMIGTMDALLAAQSISRNLIFVTNNTKEFERIKNLKIEDWTI
- the vapB gene encoding type II toxin-antitoxin system antitoxin VapB — translated: MQTAKIFVNGRSQAVRIPKEFQFKGEEVFIQKVGDAVILVPKNKAWNAFLDGLNGFTDDFLAEGRIDLPESEREQF
- a CDS encoding toxin-antitoxin system HicB family antitoxin yields the protein MNKKNVLTIRIPEDLKERIEKTAATQGVSLNQFALYAFTRGISDIDTANFFKKRIQGKTKESIEDGFKKVMGKVGKKDKIPSWDKL
- a CDS encoding putative toxin-antitoxin system toxin component, PIN family; the protein is MRVTIDTNVLYQALRDSRGASHFILTLAEKRKIELALSTPVFVEYSDVLLRDKSLSDLGLSKKEVNLVLDFLVFVATPFSINYLLRPNLADENDNLFVELAFASNSRFLITSNIKDFNQNKDLKFDSFKVITPTDFTKLWRLNYE